Proteins encoded by one window of Chondromyces crocatus:
- a CDS encoding AAA family ATPase — protein MHADDSILRRSASTESLQQFLRVAAAAAEALAKLHQSGLIHQNIRPQNLRIDLSTEEVQLTGVDRGFDPSPSALKLPLDSLPYISPEQTGRIDASIDHRTDLYSLGVMLYELLAGAQPFTADDALGWVHCHVARAPRPLEEIVPRVPEVVRNIVTKLLAKAPDERYQSARGLQHDLARCLSDLEATGHIDPFPLGARDVWDKLRAPSRMYGRGRETQALLDGVQRVGRTGAPELMLISGPSGIGKSSVVTTLRKKVGADEALFLSAGFEPNKQDIPYGLVTQAFGALIRQTMALGNAELEATAQQIKAVLGSKGQVVVDLLPQLEIIIGPQPPLDPLPPGESRNRFNAAFRELLGVFARRACPVVLIVDDLQWADFGSLNLLQHLLTHPGATDVAVIGMYRSDEVNAAHPLSVAVEEMKGAGVPVTSLEIKPLRTAELIEYLAGMFGGDPAHVEPLATLLWTKTGGNPFFVTQVLGTLHQEHLIRFDQRTWTWRWNIEEIEARDITDDRVDVVVTKITRLPSETEEILKHAACIGREFTVHLLASLCEKSPEALRRALQPALAGGLLLQRPLGYRFLHDRVQQVTYGLIPEEERAAKHLDIGFHLLKHTPEEELEARLFDVVNQLNLGASKIASLEDRLRVAKLNARAGQKARSANTPRTAISYLTTGISLLPGEGWDLEHALAFHLHQELADCEFLSGGAEEAERLTAILLERATTKIERAAACRLRIALSTARGDNKAAIQTALGCLQLFDIDLPTDPGQEEFSAEVERVRSQLGDRSIEDLIHLPEMSDPEVVAAMQLLSSIYPATVYTQPLLANLVVMRMVRLSIQHGNTAASAHGYASFGQILCSLLSSYREGYQFGKLACDLVLRPGFGAFVSEVMGLFGATILVWTRHVGEALEYFRIGFKSGQELGNMLYASSNLLQYVFVSLFKGSPLNAVLEGTLSGLQFANQAKLQHAADMVLGIQRFVYALRGGTASIASLSGDGFDEQDFNERVIGNQIPLVRYWYYAHVVQSRYLGNDLEGALAAVKLTEEATWASLPGVVDVAFHAYAALTEVALLEKATEGATRDALRASIDGRVQKLHHYAELCAENFEPKYALVMAEVARLDGREIEAAKLYDKAIRTARAAGFPHDEGIACELAARFYLGGDFAVMPGAFMMEARRAYERWGALAKARQLDALYPHLLERPRESTPAASDDAEPIDTLAAVRASQAISSEIAPDQLLATLMRILVEHAGAQRCSLLLPSPTGLTLAAETTLDNQGVRVHIPKQHTVPSPTALPLSIAHYVQRTREKVVLDDLQVQLTFTGDVYIARSLPRSLLCAPIIRRGEVAGILYLENRLVRGAFTPRRLVLLEFLAAVSLENALLAADLAKESAERSHVERTLRESEERLQRLVETANVVPWELEITTGRFTYVGPQAVTMLGYPQEQWYEEGFLRTHAAPGEYERARDYLVSARAGEDFDLRMLAADGRTVWMHNVVSARRDEGAPVIGGFLFDVTDRKAYEADLREKLDIIEAQQASIRKLSTPIIAVWEGVLTMPVLGSVDEQRAEQMMEVVLEEVTRTACRHMIIDLTGVDAVDTRTAFHLMRIVGAIQLLGARSIVVGIRPEVARTIVMLGVDLSAIVTLANLREALLECMRLERNAPGLSRGRPARDAAGTRALRRSL, from the coding sequence ATGCACGCTGACGATTCTATTCTCCGTCGTTCTGCAAGCACGGAATCGCTTCAGCAGTTCTTGCGCGTCGCCGCCGCCGCTGCCGAAGCGCTGGCGAAGCTGCATCAGAGCGGGCTCATTCATCAAAACATCCGTCCACAGAATCTGCGGATCGATCTGTCGACGGAAGAGGTGCAGTTGACGGGGGTCGACCGCGGCTTCGATCCTTCTCCTTCTGCGCTCAAGCTCCCGCTCGACAGCTTGCCCTACATTTCCCCTGAACAGACAGGGCGCATCGACGCGTCGATTGATCATCGAACGGATCTCTATTCGCTCGGCGTGATGCTCTACGAGCTGCTGGCCGGCGCGCAACCGTTCACCGCCGACGACGCGCTCGGGTGGGTCCATTGCCACGTGGCGCGCGCGCCGAGGCCGCTCGAAGAAATCGTCCCCCGCGTGCCGGAGGTGGTGCGCAATATCGTCACGAAGCTGCTGGCGAAGGCCCCGGACGAGCGATACCAGAGCGCGCGAGGCCTCCAGCACGATCTCGCGCGTTGCCTCTCCGATCTGGAAGCGACGGGGCACATCGACCCATTTCCGCTCGGCGCACGGGACGTATGGGACAAGCTTCGCGCCCCGAGCCGGATGTACGGGCGCGGTCGGGAGACGCAGGCGCTCCTCGACGGTGTGCAGCGGGTCGGGAGGACGGGGGCGCCAGAGCTGATGCTGATCAGCGGTCCCTCCGGGATCGGCAAGTCCTCCGTCGTCACGACGCTGCGCAAGAAGGTCGGCGCGGACGAGGCGCTCTTCCTGTCGGCAGGGTTCGAGCCGAACAAGCAAGACATCCCCTACGGGCTGGTCACGCAGGCGTTCGGGGCGCTGATCCGGCAGACCATGGCGCTGGGAAACGCGGAGCTCGAAGCCACGGCGCAGCAGATCAAGGCCGTGCTGGGGTCGAAGGGGCAGGTCGTGGTCGATCTGCTCCCGCAGCTCGAGATCATCATCGGCCCGCAGCCGCCGCTCGATCCATTGCCCCCCGGGGAATCGCGGAATCGCTTCAACGCGGCGTTCAGGGAGCTGCTCGGTGTCTTCGCCAGGCGCGCGTGCCCGGTGGTGCTCATCGTGGACGACTTGCAATGGGCGGACTTCGGCAGCCTGAACTTGCTGCAGCACCTGCTCACGCACCCCGGGGCGACCGACGTGGCGGTGATCGGGATGTACCGCAGCGACGAGGTGAACGCCGCGCATCCGCTGAGCGTCGCGGTGGAGGAGATGAAGGGCGCCGGGGTGCCCGTGACCTCGCTCGAGATCAAGCCGCTCCGCACCGCGGAGCTGATCGAGTACCTGGCCGGGATGTTCGGCGGCGACCCGGCCCACGTGGAGCCCCTCGCGACGCTGCTCTGGACGAAGACGGGCGGGAACCCCTTCTTCGTGACGCAGGTCCTCGGCACGCTCCATCAGGAGCACCTCATCCGGTTCGATCAGCGGACGTGGACGTGGCGGTGGAACATCGAGGAGATCGAGGCCCGGGACATCACGGACGATCGGGTCGACGTGGTGGTCACGAAGATCACCCGGCTCCCGAGCGAGACCGAGGAGATCCTCAAGCACGCGGCGTGCATCGGCCGGGAGTTCACCGTGCATCTCCTCGCCTCGCTCTGCGAGAAGAGCCCCGAGGCGCTGCGCCGGGCGCTGCAGCCGGCCCTCGCCGGAGGGCTCCTCCTGCAGCGACCGCTGGGGTACAGGTTCCTCCACGATCGGGTCCAGCAGGTGACCTATGGCCTCATCCCGGAGGAAGAGCGGGCTGCGAAGCACCTGGACATCGGCTTCCACCTGCTGAAGCACACGCCGGAGGAGGAACTCGAGGCGCGGCTGTTCGATGTGGTGAACCAGCTCAACCTGGGCGCCTCGAAGATCGCTTCGCTGGAGGACCGCCTGCGGGTCGCCAAGCTCAACGCCCGGGCTGGCCAGAAGGCCCGGAGCGCGAACACGCCGCGCACGGCGATCAGCTACCTGACGACGGGCATCTCGCTGCTCCCTGGTGAGGGCTGGGACCTCGAGCACGCCCTGGCGTTCCACTTGCACCAGGAGCTCGCCGATTGCGAGTTCCTGAGCGGCGGCGCCGAGGAGGCGGAGCGGCTGACCGCGATCCTGCTGGAGCGCGCGACGACCAAGATCGAGCGCGCGGCCGCGTGCCGCTTGCGCATCGCGCTCTCGACGGCGCGGGGCGACAACAAGGCGGCCATCCAGACGGCGCTCGGGTGCCTGCAGCTCTTCGACATCGATCTGCCCACCGATCCAGGGCAGGAGGAGTTCAGCGCGGAGGTCGAGCGGGTCCGGTCTCAGCTCGGTGATCGGTCGATTGAGGACCTGATTCACCTGCCCGAGATGTCGGATCCCGAGGTCGTCGCGGCGATGCAGCTGCTCTCCAGCATCTATCCGGCGACGGTCTATACCCAGCCCTTGCTGGCGAACCTCGTGGTCATGCGCATGGTCCGCCTCAGCATTCAGCACGGAAACACGGCGGCATCGGCACACGGCTATGCGAGCTTCGGGCAGATTCTCTGCTCGCTCCTCTCGTCGTACCGGGAGGGGTATCAGTTCGGGAAGCTCGCGTGCGATCTCGTGCTGCGGCCTGGGTTCGGGGCGTTCGTCTCGGAGGTGATGGGGCTGTTCGGGGCGACCATTCTCGTCTGGACGCGCCACGTCGGGGAGGCGCTCGAATACTTCCGCATTGGGTTCAAGAGTGGGCAGGAGCTGGGCAACATGCTCTATGCCTCGTCGAACCTGCTCCAGTACGTGTTCGTCTCGCTGTTCAAGGGCTCTCCGCTCAACGCGGTGCTCGAGGGGACGCTCTCGGGGCTTCAGTTCGCGAACCAGGCGAAGCTGCAGCACGCGGCCGACATGGTGCTCGGCATCCAGCGGTTCGTCTATGCACTGCGGGGCGGTACCGCGAGCATCGCGTCGCTCAGCGGCGATGGCTTCGACGAGCAGGACTTCAATGAGCGGGTCATCGGCAACCAGATCCCGCTGGTGCGTTACTGGTACTATGCCCATGTCGTTCAGTCGCGCTATCTGGGGAACGATCTGGAGGGCGCGCTCGCTGCGGTGAAGCTCACCGAGGAGGCGACGTGGGCGAGCCTGCCGGGCGTCGTCGATGTGGCGTTCCACGCCTACGCCGCGCTCACCGAGGTGGCGCTCCTGGAGAAGGCCACGGAGGGGGCGACGCGGGACGCGCTCCGGGCGTCCATCGATGGGCGCGTGCAGAAGCTGCATCATTATGCGGAGCTCTGCGCGGAGAACTTCGAGCCCAAGTACGCGCTGGTCATGGCCGAGGTCGCGCGCCTCGACGGGCGGGAGATCGAGGCGGCGAAGCTCTACGACAAGGCGATCCGCACCGCGCGCGCTGCCGGGTTCCCTCACGACGAGGGCATCGCCTGCGAACTCGCGGCGCGCTTCTACCTCGGCGGCGATTTCGCGGTGATGCCCGGTGCCTTCATGATGGAGGCGCGCCGAGCGTACGAGCGGTGGGGGGCGCTGGCCAAGGCGCGTCAGCTCGACGCCCTCTACCCGCACTTGCTGGAGCGTCCGCGGGAGAGCACGCCGGCCGCGAGCGATGACGCCGAACCGATCGACACGCTCGCCGCGGTGAGGGCATCGCAAGCGATCTCCAGCGAGATCGCGCCCGACCAGCTCCTGGCGACGCTGATGCGCATCCTCGTGGAGCACGCGGGTGCCCAGCGCTGCAGCTTGCTCTTGCCGTCACCGACCGGGTTGACGCTCGCCGCGGAGACCACGCTGGACAACCAGGGGGTGCGGGTCCACATCCCGAAGCAGCACACGGTGCCATCACCGACGGCGCTGCCGCTGTCGATTGCGCACTACGTGCAGCGGACGCGGGAGAAGGTGGTCCTCGACGATCTCCAGGTGCAGCTCACGTTCACGGGAGACGTGTACATCGCGCGCTCGCTGCCCCGCTCGCTGCTGTGCGCGCCGATCATCCGGCGAGGAGAGGTGGCCGGGATCCTGTACCTGGAGAACCGCCTCGTGCGCGGCGCGTTCACGCCGCGGCGGCTGGTGCTGCTGGAGTTCCTCGCTGCGGTCTCGCTGGAGAACGCGCTCCTCGCCGCCGATCTCGCCAAGGAGTCGGCCGAGCGCTCGCACGTGGAGCGCACGCTGCGCGAGAGCGAGGAGCGGCTCCAGCGGCTGGTGGAGACGGCGAACGTGGTTCCCTGGGAGCTGGAGATCACGACGGGTCGCTTCACCTACGTAGGGCCGCAGGCGGTGACCATGCTGGGGTACCCGCAGGAGCAGTGGTACGAGGAGGGGTTCCTCCGGACGCATGCGGCCCCCGGCGAGTACGAGCGAGCGCGCGACTACCTGGTCAGCGCACGCGCTGGCGAGGATTTCGATCTCCGGATGCTCGCCGCCGATGGGCGCACGGTGTGGATGCACAATGTGGTCAGCGCCCGGAGGGACGAGGGCGCCCCGGTCATCGGCGGGTTCCTGTTCGATGTGACCGATCGCAAGGCCTACGAGGCGGACCTGAGAGAGAAGCTCGACATCATCGAGGCGCAGCAGGCGTCCATCCGGAAGCTGTCGACGCCGATCATCGCGGTGTGGGAAGGCGTGCTGACCATGCCGGTGCTCGGCTCGGTGGACGAGCAGCGGGCCGAGCAGATGATGGAGGTGGTGCTGGAGGAGGTGACGCGCACGGCGTGCCGCCACATGATCATCGATCTGACGGGCGTCGACGCCGTCGACACACGCACGGCGTTCCACCTGATGCGGATCGTAGGCGCCATCCAGCTCCTCGGGGCGCGGAGCATCGTGGTCGGGATCCGACCGGAGGTGGCGCGCACGATCGTCATGCTCGGCGTGGACCTCTCGGCGATCGTGACGCTGGCCAACCTGCGCGAGGCGTTGCTGGAGTGCATGCGGCTGGAGCGGAATGCGCCGGGGCTCTCGCGCGGGCGTCCGGCGCGTGACGCAGCCGGGACGCGCGCGCTTCGTCGATCGCTCTAG
- a CDS encoding type I polyketide synthase, whose amino-acid sequence MDKEELDGIAIVGMSCRLPGAKNPEEYWRNLRDGVESISIATEEDLIAAGIPVAVRSDPAYVRARGVLEGIEGFDAPFFGFTPREASLTDPQHRVFLECAWEALENAGHARDAEGGVVGVYAGSSASSYLDRIDGSARHGDAADDYQIEIATSKDFLATRTSYKLNLRGPSLSIQTACSTSLVSVYLACQALLVYQCDTALAGGATITIPQRRGYLYREGMILSPDGHCRAFDARAKGIVSGNGVGVVVLRRLADAIADGDPIRAVIRGIAVNNDGAAKVGFTAPSVDGQVEVILQAMAMAGVAADSIGYIEAHGTGTPVGDPIEIAALTQAFRASTERPQRCAIGSVKTNIGHLDAASGIAGLIKTVLTLEHGEIPPSLHFETPNPRIDFANGPFHVNKALTPWLARRDAPRRAGVSSFGIGGTNAHAILEEAPYAEPSGPSRPVQLLSLSARTPGALQSASEALARHLESADAPPLADVAFTLQVGRKDFDHRRIVVATDARDAALALTAASPGRVFSGEVSAEPPGVVFLFPGQGAQHPGMGIGLYETEPVFRDAVDSCATLLQPHLGFDLRTLLYPPAGDTTAADMLQKTAVAQPALFTTSYALAQLWRSWGVEPKAMVGHSLGEFVAACLAGVFSLEDALALVAARGRMMQALPPGAMVAVPLPAGELGPLLGDDLTLAAVNGPSRCVVAGPEEAIRRLAAQLEARDIGARRLRTSHAFHSHAVEAIVEPFTTLVARVSRSVPRIPYYANVTGRLITPVEATDPAYWGRHMRATVRFGAAIEDIGRQPRAVLLEVGPGRTLTALAQQSVTSTSHHAVIASLPRPDDTKADLASVLEAAGRCWIEGVPLAGARLHAQEHRRRVSLPTYPFERQRHWLEPESVPPPAVDARIGLSIEQDRDTIARLAEAAEAESPWVHFPAGFERAATELCKRYIVRFLQERGVTLEAGAFHDQRELTERLGIVPKFHKFFAFFLRTLAEDGVVRLDGDRVEVLQDGKRIGDPSTFSVDLGRRYPEFAADLGVLAHCVAHYGDALTGRIDPMTVLHPDGTGDLLRPSAENSMHYSSQPTYYALLEKVLVRLLERSPGQKIRILEAGGGSGVVTFRLMPALRNRDIEYHFTDLGRYFLVQAERRAAQEGIDFMRFDMMDVSRDPIDQGYEEGSYDIVLAYNVIHATPSVKDSLTNLKRLLAPGGVMVVLEATRAPRWYTMIWGLEAGWWYFADEALRAASPFLMPAQWESVLRSIGFSAVEVCPAALEQQTRTDCTMLLAQEPFSKQARAAARPGAAPRKRSDVAPDVSADSIRHSSSAAPVAPRNDIEREVAAIFRDVLGMEAGLDDDFFKLGGDSLMAIQLLARLRKAFDKPLTQHTLLQAPSIAALARLLADEAAATERQRLPPELVEIQRGASGRPPILLIHPAGGHIYFYRELAQALGAEQPVYGVRAIGLEEGETPFDRMEPLIAHYLAAIRAFQPSGPYYLGGSSFGGAVAYGIAQALRASGHDVPLLAIFDCAVPRRLPEERIEDDESSILAYLLRVGAGVETSADALRAMPSDERLRRFLTIGGRAAGLPEEKSDLDELRRLLGVFEASVHALRRYEPEPYPGKILFLRARQRDAWNPPDPEAGWSELATEGLEVHTVPGNHITMNLQPHVSALAARLRVHLVPPRTTPYTLPRN is encoded by the coding sequence ATGGATAAAGAAGAACTTGATGGGATTGCCATTGTCGGCATGTCATGCCGACTCCCTGGAGCGAAGAACCCGGAGGAATACTGGCGAAATCTGCGTGATGGGGTCGAGAGCATCTCCATCGCCACCGAGGAAGACCTCATTGCGGCCGGTATTCCCGTGGCCGTGCGCAGCGATCCCGCCTATGTGCGGGCCCGCGGTGTGCTGGAGGGGATCGAAGGGTTCGACGCGCCCTTCTTCGGGTTCACCCCGAGAGAGGCGTCCTTGACCGACCCGCAGCACCGCGTCTTTCTGGAGTGCGCCTGGGAGGCCCTGGAGAATGCCGGACACGCGCGTGACGCCGAGGGAGGCGTCGTCGGCGTGTATGCCGGATCGAGCGCGAGCTCGTACCTCGATCGCATCGACGGTTCGGCCCGGCACGGGGACGCGGCGGACGACTACCAGATCGAGATTGCGACCTCGAAGGATTTCCTCGCCACCCGGACATCCTACAAGCTCAACCTGCGAGGCCCGAGCCTCAGCATCCAGACGGCCTGCTCGACGTCCCTCGTCTCCGTCTATCTCGCCTGTCAGGCGCTGCTCGTTTACCAGTGCGACACGGCGCTCGCCGGAGGGGCCACCATCACCATCCCGCAGCGCAGGGGATACCTGTACCGGGAGGGAATGATCCTCTCGCCCGACGGCCATTGTCGCGCCTTCGACGCCAGGGCGAAGGGAATCGTGAGTGGCAATGGGGTCGGCGTCGTCGTCCTGCGTCGACTCGCCGACGCGATCGCCGACGGCGATCCGATCCGCGCCGTGATCCGCGGGATCGCCGTGAACAATGACGGCGCCGCGAAGGTCGGGTTCACGGCGCCCAGCGTCGACGGTCAGGTGGAGGTCATCCTGCAAGCGATGGCCATGGCAGGCGTGGCGGCCGATTCGATCGGCTACATCGAGGCGCACGGCACGGGTACCCCTGTGGGGGACCCCATCGAGATCGCTGCACTCACACAGGCATTCCGGGCGAGCACGGAGCGCCCGCAGCGCTGCGCCATCGGCTCGGTGAAGACGAACATCGGCCACCTCGACGCCGCCTCCGGGATCGCTGGCCTCATCAAGACCGTCCTCACCCTGGAGCACGGTGAGATTCCCCCGAGCCTCCACTTCGAGACGCCCAACCCTCGCATCGACTTTGCGAACGGCCCATTCCACGTCAACAAGGCGCTGACCCCCTGGCTCGCGCGGCGGGACGCGCCTCGCAGGGCGGGGGTGAGCTCGTTCGGTATCGGTGGGACCAACGCGCACGCGATCCTCGAAGAGGCGCCCTACGCCGAACCCTCCGGTCCCTCACGCCCGGTGCAGCTTCTCTCCCTGTCGGCTCGGACTCCTGGAGCGTTGCAATCTGCCTCGGAGGCGCTGGCTCGCCACCTCGAGAGCGCGGATGCGCCTCCCCTGGCCGACGTCGCGTTCACCCTCCAGGTGGGGCGCAAGGACTTCGACCACCGCCGCATCGTCGTCGCCACAGACGCCAGAGACGCCGCGCTGGCGCTCACGGCGGCCTCACCCGGCCGGGTCTTCTCGGGAGAAGTCAGCGCCGAGCCGCCCGGGGTCGTCTTCCTCTTTCCGGGCCAGGGCGCTCAGCATCCCGGCATGGGCATCGGCCTCTACGAGACCGAGCCGGTGTTCCGCGACGCCGTGGACTCGTGCGCGACCCTCCTCCAGCCTCACCTGGGATTCGACCTGCGCACCCTGCTCTACCCCCCTGCGGGGGACACGACGGCCGCCGACATGCTCCAGAAGACGGCCGTGGCGCAGCCCGCCCTCTTCACGACCTCGTACGCGCTCGCCCAGCTCTGGCGGTCCTGGGGCGTCGAACCCAAGGCGATGGTCGGTCACAGCCTGGGCGAGTTCGTGGCGGCGTGCCTCGCTGGCGTCTTCTCGCTCGAAGATGCGCTCGCCCTGGTGGCCGCGCGCGGTCGGATGATGCAGGCGCTCCCACCCGGCGCGATGGTGGCCGTACCCCTCCCCGCAGGGGAGCTGGGGCCCTTGCTCGGGGACGACCTGACCCTCGCGGCCGTGAACGGCCCCTCACGCTGCGTCGTCGCGGGTCCCGAGGAAGCCATCCGGCGCCTCGCCGCGCAGCTCGAAGCCCGTGACATCGGCGCCCGGCGGCTGCGCACCTCGCACGCATTCCATTCCCATGCGGTCGAGGCCATCGTCGAGCCGTTCACCACCCTCGTCGCCCGCGTCTCTCGCAGCGTCCCCCGGATCCCTTACTACGCCAACGTGACCGGCCGGCTCATCACCCCCGTGGAGGCGACGGATCCTGCGTACTGGGGCCGGCACATGCGGGCCACCGTGCGCTTCGGCGCCGCGATCGAGGACATCGGCCGCCAGCCCCGCGCGGTTCTCCTCGAGGTCGGCCCGGGCAGGACGCTCACCGCCCTCGCGCAGCAGTCGGTGACGAGCACCTCCCACCACGCGGTGATCGCGTCGCTCCCCCGCCCGGACGACACCAAGGCCGATCTGGCGTCGGTGCTCGAAGCGGCTGGCCGATGCTGGATCGAGGGGGTCCCTCTGGCGGGAGCCCGGTTGCACGCCCAGGAGCACCGCCGCCGTGTCTCTCTTCCGACCTATCCCTTCGAGCGGCAGCGCCACTGGCTCGAACCCGAGAGCGTCCCTCCTCCCGCTGTCGATGCGCGGATCGGGCTGAGCATCGAGCAGGACCGGGACACCATCGCCCGCCTCGCCGAGGCTGCGGAGGCCGAGTCGCCCTGGGTACATTTCCCTGCGGGCTTCGAGCGCGCCGCGACCGAGCTGTGCAAGCGCTACATCGTGCGCTTCCTCCAGGAGCGAGGCGTCACGCTGGAGGCGGGGGCGTTCCACGACCAGCGCGAGCTGACCGAGCGGCTCGGCATCGTCCCCAAGTTCCACAAGTTCTTCGCGTTCTTCCTGCGCACCCTCGCCGAAGATGGTGTGGTTCGCCTGGACGGCGATCGCGTCGAGGTGCTGCAAGACGGCAAGCGCATCGGCGACCCGAGCACCTTCAGCGTCGATCTCGGACGCAGATACCCAGAGTTCGCCGCGGATCTCGGCGTCCTGGCCCACTGCGTCGCTCATTATGGCGACGCGCTCACGGGCCGCATCGACCCCATGACGGTCCTGCACCCGGACGGGACCGGCGATCTGCTCCGCCCCAGCGCCGAGAACTCGATGCACTACTCGAGCCAGCCGACCTACTACGCCCTCCTCGAGAAGGTCCTCGTGCGACTCCTCGAGCGCTCACCCGGTCAGAAAATCAGGATCCTGGAGGCCGGCGGCGGCTCGGGCGTGGTGACGTTCCGGCTCATGCCGGCGTTGCGAAATCGCGACATCGAGTACCATTTCACCGATCTCGGGCGCTATTTCCTCGTGCAGGCGGAGCGTCGGGCCGCGCAGGAGGGCATCGACTTCATGCGCTTCGACATGATGGACGTCTCGCGTGATCCCATCGATCAGGGCTACGAGGAAGGGTCGTACGACATCGTCCTCGCCTACAACGTGATCCATGCGACGCCTTCGGTGAAGGACAGCCTCACCAACCTGAAGCGCCTCCTCGCGCCGGGTGGCGTGATGGTCGTCCTCGAAGCCACGCGCGCTCCGCGCTGGTACACGATGATCTGGGGGCTCGAGGCCGGCTGGTGGTACTTCGCCGACGAGGCGCTTCGTGCGGCCTCCCCGTTCCTGATGCCGGCGCAGTGGGAGAGCGTGCTCCGCTCCATCGGCTTCTCCGCCGTCGAGGTCTGCCCTGCGGCCCTGGAGCAGCAGACCCGCACGGACTGCACGATGCTCCTCGCCCAGGAGCCGTTCTCCAAGCAGGCCCGTGCGGCGGCTCGTCCGGGAGCCGCTCCGCGAAAGAGGTCGGACGTCGCGCCCGACGTGAGCGCGGACTCGATCCGGCACTCGAGCAGCGCAGCCCCCGTGGCTCCCCGCAACGACATCGAGCGAGAGGTCGCAGCGATCTTCCGCGACGTCCTCGGGATGGAAGCTGGCCTCGACGACGACTTCTTCAAGCTCGGCGGCGACTCCTTGATGGCCATCCAGCTCCTCGCGCGGCTGCGCAAGGCATTCGACAAGCCGCTCACCCAGCACACCCTCCTCCAGGCCCCCTCGATCGCCGCGCTGGCACGCCTCCTTGCCGACGAAGCTGCAGCCACCGAGCGTCAGCGCCTCCCTCCGGAGCTCGTGGAGATCCAGCGCGGCGCCTCGGGGCGGCCCCCGATCCTCCTCATTCACCCCGCGGGTGGGCACATCTACTTCTATCGCGAACTCGCCCAGGCCCTCGGCGCCGAGCAGCCCGTCTATGGCGTGCGCGCCATCGGGCTCGAGGAAGGCGAGACCCCCTTCGACCGGATGGAGCCCCTCATCGCCCACTACCTCGCCGCGATCCGGGCCTTTCAGCCTTCGGGTCCCTACTACCTGGGCGGTTCATCGTTCGGTGGGGCCGTCGCCTACGGCATCGCCCAGGCGCTCCGCGCCTCCGGGCACGACGTCCCGCTGCTCGCGATCTTCGACTGTGCCGTGCCGAGGCGGCTCCCGGAGGAGCGGATCGAGGACGACGAGTCGTCGATCCTCGCCTATCTCCTCCGGGTCGGTGCTGGCGTCGAGACCTCGGCAGATGCCCTCCGGGCCATGCCTAGCGACGAACGGCTGCGCCGTTTTCTGACGATCGGCGGCCGCGCGGCCGGCTTGCCCGAAGAAAAGAGTGATCTCGACGAGCTTCGGCGCCTGCTCGGCGTCTTCGAGGCCAGCGTGCATGCGCTGCGCCGCTACGAGCCGGAGCCCTACCCGGGCAAGATCCTCTTCCTGCGCGCCAGGCAGCGGGACGCCTGGAATCCGCCCGATCCGGAAGCCGGCTGGAGCGAACTGGCCACCGAGGGGCTGGAGGTTCACACGGTCCCGGGGAACCACATCACGATGAACCTTCAGCCCCACGTCTCGGCCCTGGCGGCGCGCCTGCGGGTTCACCTCGTGCCCCCTCGGACGACACCGTACACGCTCCCACGGAACTAG